The Rhopalosiphum maidis isolate BTI-1 chromosome 1, ASM367621v3, whole genome shotgun sequence genome has a segment encoding these proteins:
- the LOC113549213 gene encoding helicase-like transcription factor gives MQLPDRRKLFQNRHNRREEIEAQLRRAQIEDQYSTEDSSTEDESSEGESEDEVIHDESMGSELEEVINEDESEEEYDESEKEDDESEKEESELEEEEDEDELVEEEVDEEECNLSLSKNSLTNGCGSHNKSNNMSLNSIEVTVDDSEISDIYDKSINETLSDNTPIAINNNELMNGNNSDDFENSQYLCDPNVNDRKNQVIEWMVTRESQKPYGGIIATDMGTTDCKITILLKLLSKSNVPNSDNTQSEGESDLDETIFARGCTLILCPRSSIDDWIDSIDRHVKPGTYNVWVHYGKNRDISIYDLTQKDIVITTTTLVLTGFRNKENNPLYQIKWHRIILDDIKLYNYKQQTSKALCQLTGICHWVFSTQTIINNNDDEAIYSLIKFLNFKPLNTFENWKNLMKTNQSVSMYEKLRNLYYNNKIV, from the exons ATGCAGCTTCCTGATCGAAG AAAACTTTTTCAAAACCGTCATAATCGTAGAGAAGAAATTGAAGCTCAACTGCGTAGAGCACAAATTGAAGATCAGTATAGTACTGAAGATTCTAGTACTGAAGATGAGTCATCTGAAGGTGAATCAGAAGACGAAGTGATTCATGATGAGTCAATGGGTAGTGAATTAGAAGAAGTAATAAATGAAGATGAATCAGAAGAAGAATATGATGAATCTGAAAAGGAAGATGATGAATCAGAAAAAGAAGAAAGTGAAttagaagaagaagaagatgaAGATGAATTAGTAGAAGAAGAAGTTGATGAAGAAGAGTGCAATTTgagtttaagtaaaaatagctTAACTAATGGCTGTGGTAGTcacaataaatctaataatatgtctTTGAATTCAATAGAAGTTACAGTTGATGATag tgaAATATCTGATATCTatgataaatcaattaatgaGACACTTTCTGATAATACTCCAATtgctataaacaataatgaacTAATGAATGGAAATAATTCTgatgattttgaaaattcacAATATTTGTGCGACCCTAATGTGAATGATCGAAAAAATCAAGTTATTGAATGGATGGTTACCAGAGAAAGTCAAAAACCATATGGAGGAATAATtg caaCTGATATGGGTACCACTGattgtaaaattacaatattattgaaattgttatCGAAGTCCAACGTTCCTAATTCAGATAACACACAATCAGAAGGAGAGTCTGATTTAGATGAAACTATTTTCGCAAGAGGATGCACATTGATTTTGTGCCCAAGATCAAGTATAGATGATTGGATTGATTCTATTGACAGACATGTAAAACCTGGTACATATAATGTGTGGGTACACTATGGAAAAAATCgagatatatcaatatatga TTTAACTCAAAAAGATATTGTTATCACAACAACTACATTGGTTCTGACAGGTTTCCGCAACAAAGAAAAT aatccattatatcaaataaaatggcaTCGAATAATATTGGATGATATTAagctttataattataaacaacaaaCTTCCAAGGCTTTATGTCAATTAACAGGCATTTGTCATTGGGTTTTTTCtacacaaacaattattaacaacAATGATGATGAAGCTatctatagtttaattaaatttttaaattttaaaccattaaatACGTTTGAA AATTGGAAAAATTTGATGAAAACAAATCAATCTGTATCAATGTATGAAAAGTTgaggaatttatattataataataaaattgtttaa
- the LOC113549388 gene encoding uncharacterized protein LOC113549388 — translation MYHNMIQAVVFLISITVVASINVGTALYNHVDILTYDTQWSKKDMLMLHSRMLIENLIPKNVIDGNTFLGYTKLIIKTSETIANDQTRRIAMISVADAIGGYLHGVMLPRVNQEYYKGHESYKVTNELHALLRKIKFILDTDGRGWMTPVDTGRSITTTADEDDDLIDEETDNPCAALLLSGVPSDDGRPAAVPMPAFDDNLNPGSLAFPFTVGKRLFAVDRPWTASDDRRPLLVRYYRLAAGCTSSAPDQFRADLNRWLDEVVVPLLANRRRWYPVLAGASRVVLAAAKAASNGTAPVDGRPKCGAAARTTTTAAASTNDNGDDMMRRSCDDGPDSRVPNSNVPLAVILVSLVLVWIVYACVFGKKQQSQTFTV, via the exons atGTATCACAATATGATTCAAGCtgtggtttttttaatttcgatcACTGTAGTTGCGTCGATTAATGTCGGTACAGCGTTATACAATCACGTCGATATATTAACGTACGATACGCAGTGGAGTAAAAAAGATATGTTGATGTTGCACAGTCGGAtgctaattgaaaatttaatcccTAAAAACGTAATCGACGGAAATACATTCCTCGGTTACACAAAGTTAATCATCAAAACATCGGAGACAATCGCCAATGATCAGACCAGAAGAATCGCCATGATTTCGGTGGCTGATGCGATTGGGGGATACTTGCACGGGGTTATGCTACCGCGTGTAAACCAAGAGTATTATAAAGGGCACGAAAGCTATAAAGTCACCAATGAGCTGCACGCGTTGTTACGGAAAATCAA GTTCATTTTGGACACGGACGGACGTGGTTGGATGACGCCCGTAGACACGGGACGGTCGATCACGACTACCGCCGACGAGGACGACGACCTCATCGACGAGGAGACAGATAACCCGTGCGCGGCACTACTGCTATCCGGCGTGCCGTCTGATGACGGACGACCGGCCGCCGTACCGATGCCGGCGTTCGACGACAACTTGAATCCGGGTTCGTTGGCGTTTCCGTTCACTGTCGGCAAGCGGCTGTTCGCCGTGGACAGGCCGTGGACGGCGTCCGACGACCGCCGTCCGCTGCTCGTCCGGTATTACCGGCTGGCCGCCGGCTGCACGTCGTCGGCGCCGGACCAGTTCCGAGCGGACTTAAATCGTTGGCTGGACGAAGTGGTGGTGCCGCTCTTGGCGAACCGCCGGCGGTGGTATCCAGTGCTGGCCGGTGCGTCTCGCGTCGTCCTGGCCGCGGCCAAGGCAGCCAGCAATGGCACTGCGCCTGTGGATGGCCGACCAAAATGCGGGGCGGCGGCGCGGACAACGACTACGGCAGCGGCGTCTACCAACGACAACGGCGATGATATGATGCGCAGGTCGTGTGACGACGGCCCCGACAGCCGAGTACCCAACTCGAACGTTCCGCTAGCTGTGATTCTTGTGTCGTTGGTGCTCGTCTGGATAGTGTACGCCTGTGTATTCGGAAAGAAACAACAATCGCAGACCTTCACTGTATAa
- the LOC113548695 gene encoding zinc finger CCHC domain-containing protein 4-like produces MAEEYIKTVAVHMENLSTHPYCSHGPTLLFSRGSDNKKFYSCSAHRDRKKCSFFVWENQIETIGQKYMEQYERDLIVTKMMRYKLQSRYDHIKKLTPEERCFCQKCGELFSKTQQDLHSDHCELLVENINDLKLSHPSQLFRPLQESKSESQYFFTENTIEMLVKMFRSVGTTNIICIGAPTIHEKILFDVPEMNSVLLDIDHRYLQFYDTDHFRWFNMYNCHILEECDTDFVLEDILTQGDSTAVFIDPPFGGRLEPLAYTLERLDQIRKKNNKSILSKFLVLPYFMERFVVNCLPGMSMIDYKIDYINHKKFNSSGRNKGSPIRIFTNVDQCKISLPVEENYRFCDLCNRWVCSENVHCYKCNSCTSKNGREYIHCNLCKKCVKRTWKHCKQCNKCCLIEHSCMRFPTKGKMKDKSRKKHMLSKGKGIKKYDVMD; encoded by the exons ATGGCGGAGGAGTACATTAAAACAGTGGCCGTTCACATGGAAAATTTGAGCACACATCCCTATTGCTCTCAcg gacCAACATTGTTGTTTTCTCGAGGATCTgacaataaaaagttttactcTTGCTCAGCACATAgagatagaaaaaaatgttctttttttGTGTGGGAAAATCAAATTGAAACAATTGGACAAAAATATATGGAACAATATGAAAGAGATCTCATTGTTACAAAAATGATgagatataaattacaatccag gtatgatcatataaaaaaattaaccccAGAAGAAAGATGTTTCTGTCAAAAATGTGgtgaattattttctaaaactcAACAAGATTTGCATTCGGACCATTGTGAATTGttagtagaaaatataaatgatttaaaactatCTCACCCTTCACAG ttgtttaGACCATTACAAGAATCAAAAAGTgaatctcagtatttctttaCTGAAAACACTATTGAAATGTTAGTCAAAATGTTTCGTTCTGTTGGtacaactaatattatttgtatcggTGCTCCCACaatacatgaaaaaatattatttgatgtacCCGAGATGAATAGTGTTTTACTTGACATTGATCATAGATAT ttgcaATTTTATGATACTGACCATTTCAGAtggtttaatatgtataactgtCATATACTTGAAGAATGTGACACAGATTTTGTGTTGGAAGATATTTTGACCCAAGGAGATTCTACTGCTGTATTCATTGACCCTCCATTTGGTGGCAGACTTGAACCATTAGCATATACACTAGAAAGACTTGATCAAATtaggaaaaaaaacaacaaaagcaTATTATCAA agTTTCTAGTGTTACCTTATTTTATGGAACGTTTTGTAGTCAACTGCTTACCTGGGATGTCAAtgatagattataaaattgactacataaatcataaaaagtttaatagttctg gtagAAATAAAGGATCTCCAATTAGAATATTCACTAATGTAGATCAATGCAAGATATCTTTACCAGTTGAggaaaattatagattttgtGATCTATGTAATCGATGGGTTTGCTCAGAAAATGTACACTGTTACAAGTGCAATAGTTGTACATCAAag AATGGTCGTGAATACATACACTGTAATTTATGTAAGAAGTGTGTGAAAAGAACATGGAAACATTGCAAACAATGTAACAAATGCTGTTTAATAGAGCACAGTTGTATGAGATTTCCGACTAAG GGTAAAATGAAGGACAAATCACGTAAAAAGCATATGTTGTCAAAGGGCAAaggcataaaaaaatatgatgttatggattaa